In the genome of candidate division KSB1 bacterium, one region contains:
- the ispD gene encoding 2-C-methyl-D-erythritol 4-phosphate cytidylyltransferase: MTDVAAIVVAAGQGTRFGSEMPKQFLLLQNRPIIVHALERLQRAVAVRQIVVVVGKEWVPYMGREIAGHFNFDKIIAIVPGGKLRQDSVWAGLQALPTAPDIVVVHDAVRPLFSLELLSRVIEGCETFDACVPGLPSRDTVKRIDGAQIVETVPRELLRLVQTPQAFRYRSLLHAFEQAGKMNFYSTDEAALVEKFGGCAGWVEGEETNVKITTPRDLQIAEIFLQEIK; encoded by the coding sequence TTGACCGACGTCGCTGCAATCGTCGTCGCTGCGGGACAAGGGACCCGGTTTGGCAGCGAGATGCCAAAACAGTTTTTGCTGTTGCAAAATCGCCCGATCATCGTTCATGCCTTGGAGCGTCTGCAACGCGCCGTCGCCGTTCGCCAAATCGTCGTCGTGGTTGGAAAAGAGTGGGTGCCATACATGGGCCGCGAAATCGCCGGCCATTTTAATTTTGATAAAATCATTGCCATCGTTCCTGGCGGCAAACTGCGGCAGGATTCGGTTTGGGCCGGCTTGCAGGCTTTGCCGACGGCGCCGGACATTGTCGTCGTCCACGATGCGGTTCGCCCCCTCTTCTCGTTGGAGCTTTTGTCGCGGGTGATCGAGGGGTGCGAAACTTTCGACGCCTGTGTGCCTGGTTTGCCCTCGCGCGACACGGTGAAACGCATCGACGGCGCGCAGATTGTCGAAACCGTGCCGCGCGAATTGCTGCGTCTCGTACAAACGCCGCAGGCGTTTCGTTATCGAAGTTTGCTGCACGCCTTCGAACAAGCCGGCAAAATGAATTTCTACAGCACTGACGAAGCCGCATTGGTCGAAAAATTTGGCGGCTGCGCCGGCTGGGTCGAAGGTGAAGAAACCAATGTGAAAATCACCACGCCGCGTGATTTGCAGATCGCCGAGATCTTTTTGCAAGAAATAAAATAA
- the queA gene encoding tRNA preQ1(34) S-adenosylmethionine ribosyltransferase-isomerase QueA produces the protein MKLSDFHYSLPQKFIAQYPAEKRDRSKLMVLNRAQQTIEEHQFSDIIHYLNPEDCLVLNETKVFPARLLGTKDKTDAKVEIFLLRQLEEGLWEVLVKPARKVRVGNRLSVGRELVCDVIDNTVSGGRVVRFNYNGNFFEAVERLGQSPLPPYVKREPEPADKDRYQTVYARVRGAVAAPTAGLHFTKELLRKIENKGVKIAPIVLHLGLGSFRPVNVEDLGRHKMDSEYYEISTESANKINETMKKGGNVVVVGTSAVRALETEVTSEGWVKANRGWTDKFIFPPYDFKIVDRLVTNFHLPGSTMLMLVCAFAGRDFVMKAYRKAMKDKFRFLSYGDAMLIL, from the coding sequence ATGAAGCTTTCAGATTTCCACTATAGCTTACCGCAAAAATTCATTGCCCAATACCCCGCCGAAAAACGCGATCGCTCGAAGTTGATGGTGTTGAACCGCGCCCAACAAACCATCGAAGAGCATCAATTTTCCGACATCATCCATTATCTGAATCCTGAAGATTGTTTGGTGCTCAACGAAACCAAGGTTTTCCCGGCACGTTTGCTCGGCACCAAAGACAAGACCGACGCCAAGGTCGAAATTTTTCTTCTGCGCCAACTGGAGGAGGGGCTTTGGGAAGTGCTGGTCAAGCCGGCACGCAAAGTTCGCGTCGGTAATCGGCTGTCGGTCGGGAGGGAATTGGTGTGCGACGTGATCGACAACACGGTTTCCGGCGGCCGCGTCGTGCGGTTTAATTACAACGGCAACTTCTTCGAGGCGGTTGAGCGGCTCGGCCAGTCGCCGCTGCCGCCTTACGTGAAACGCGAACCCGAGCCGGCGGATAAAGACCGTTATCAGACGGTTTATGCGCGCGTGCGGGGAGCAGTGGCCGCGCCGACCGCCGGGCTGCATTTCACGAAAGAGTTGCTGCGCAAAATCGAAAACAAAGGCGTCAAGATCGCACCAATTGTGCTGCATCTCGGCTTGGGCAGTTTTCGCCCGGTCAATGTCGAAGATTTGGGCCGTCATAAAATGGATTCGGAGTATTACGAAATCAGCACGGAATCCGCGAATAAAATCAATGAGACGATGAAAAAGGGCGGCAACGTCGTCGTCGTCGGCACCAGCGCCGTGCGCGCGCTCGAAACCGAAGTGACCAGCGAAGGCTGGGTCAAAGCCAATCGCGGCTGGACCGACAAATTCATTTTTCCGCCGTACGATTTTAAAATTGTCGATCGCTTGGTCACAAATTTCCATCTCCCCGGCTCGACCATGCTCATGCTCGTCTGCGCTTTTGCCGGCCGCGATTTTGTCATGAAAGCTTATCGCAAGGCGATGAAGGACAAATTCCGGTTTTTGAGTTATGGTGACGCAATGTTGATTTTATGA
- the ruvB gene encoding Holliday junction branch migration DNA helicase RuvB: protein MAESNRKPIRHLDPAPLEGEGDFDRSLRPAVFEEFIGQDKIKDNLHVFVEAARARGEALDHVLLYGPPGLGKTTLAHIIAQAMGATIKVTSGPALEKAGDLAGLLTNLGERDVLFIDEIHRLNHVVEEYLYPAMEDFKLDIIIDKGANARSIQLRLPKFTLIGATTRAGLLTAPMRSRFGVVARLDYYTPAQLVLIAKRSAQLLNVELLPEAALEIARRARGTPRIVNRLLRRIRDFAQIEGKTTIAADLAAAALNRLEVDELGLDDMDKRILAVIIEKFAGGPVGLNTIAVAVGEEGETLEEIYEPFLIQQGLLNRTARGRMATESAYKHLGLTRRPPAAAQKNLF from the coding sequence ATGGCTGAGTCCAACCGCAAACCGATACGTCATCTCGATCCGGCGCCGTTGGAGGGTGAAGGTGATTTCGACCGCAGCTTGCGCCCGGCGGTGTTTGAGGAATTTATCGGCCAGGATAAAATCAAGGACAATCTGCACGTGTTTGTGGAGGCGGCTCGCGCCCGGGGCGAAGCGCTCGATCATGTTCTTTTATACGGCCCGCCGGGGCTGGGCAAAACCACGCTGGCGCACATCATCGCCCAGGCGATGGGCGCAACGATCAAAGTCACCTCCGGCCCGGCGCTGGAAAAAGCCGGCGATCTGGCGGGTTTGCTGACCAACCTCGGCGAGCGCGACGTGCTGTTTATCGACGAAATCCATCGCCTCAATCATGTCGTCGAAGAATATCTTTATCCGGCGATGGAGGATTTCAAGCTCGATATCATCATTGACAAGGGCGCGAACGCCCGCTCGATTCAATTGCGGCTGCCGAAATTCACGCTGATTGGCGCCACCACGCGTGCCGGATTGTTGACCGCACCAATGCGTTCCCGCTTCGGCGTGGTCGCGCGCCTCGATTATTACACGCCGGCACAGTTGGTTTTGATCGCCAAACGTTCGGCACAGCTTCTCAATGTCGAACTGTTGCCGGAGGCGGCATTGGAAATCGCCCGACGCGCCCGCGGCACGCCGCGCATCGTCAATCGGCTGCTGCGGCGCATTCGCGATTTCGCGCAGATCGAGGGGAAAACAACCATCGCCGCCGACTTGGCGGCGGCGGCGCTCAATCGTCTCGAAGTTGACGAACTGGGGCTTGATGACATGGACAAGCGCATTTTGGCCGTGATCATCGAAAAATTCGCCGGCGGCCCGGTCGGCCTCAACACCATCGCCGTCGCCGTGGGCGAAGAGGGCGAAACGCTCGAAGAAATTTATGAGCCCTTTCTGATTCAACAAGGCCTGTTAAACCGGACCGCGCGCGGACGGATGGCAACAGAGTCGGCCTACAAACATCTCGGCCTGACTCGGCGCCCGCCGGCTGCTGCGCAAAAAAATTTATTTTAA
- the ruvA gene encoding Holliday junction branch migration protein RuvA yields MIAKISGRLLEKFPTRILVEVGGIGYEIQIPLSTFEKLGELGENISLFTHLHVREDALQLFGFAAEAEKRLFQHLLSVSGVGPKLAQSILSGCSVEMFCRHVTQNEIAALQEIPGIGRKTAERLVLELRDRLARWAPEGATATPVVSASEEETVSALVSLGYSRAAAQKAVAQVRREAGELPVEELIKRALRYI; encoded by the coding sequence ATGATCGCAAAAATCTCCGGTCGCTTGCTGGAAAAATTTCCAACGCGGATTTTGGTCGAAGTCGGCGGCATCGGTTACGAAATTCAAATCCCGCTGTCCACCTTCGAAAAACTGGGGGAGCTTGGCGAAAACATCAGCTTGTTCACTCATCTGCACGTTCGCGAAGACGCGCTGCAGCTTTTTGGTTTCGCCGCTGAAGCGGAAAAACGGCTGTTTCAACATTTGCTCTCGGTCAGCGGCGTCGGGCCAAAACTTGCGCAAAGCATTCTCAGCGGCTGCTCGGTTGAAATGTTTTGCCGCCATGTCACGCAAAATGAAATTGCGGCACTGCAGGAAATTCCCGGCATCGGCAGGAAAACCGCGGAGCGGCTGGTGTTGGAGTTGCGCGACCGCCTGGCGCGGTGGGCGCCGGAAGGCGCGACGGCAACACCGGTTGTCTCCGCCAGCGAAGAAGAAACCGTTTCCGCCCTGGTCTCCCTGGGTTATTCGCGAGCGGCGGCGCAAAAGGCCGTTGCGCAAGTCCGGCGCGAAGCGGGCGAGCTGCCGGTGGAAGAGTTGATCAAACGCGCGCTGCGATATATTTAA
- the ruvC gene encoding crossover junction endodeoxyribonuclease RuvC — MHEQRFLGVDPGLTRTGLGLIARQEGRLAFAGAKLILPAPDQALRDRLHHLYREVKACLRDWQPEVMVVENLIYARNAQVALKLGHARGVLLLAAAESNLPVIEYAPREIKLAVTGYGGASKQQMQRMVQAVLNMAEPPETHDVADALALAICHAQRARGKP; from the coding sequence ATGCACGAACAGCGTTTCTTGGGCGTCGACCCGGGTTTGACGCGAACCGGGTTGGGATTGATTGCGCGGCAAGAAGGCCGCCTTGCTTTTGCGGGGGCGAAATTGATCTTGCCGGCGCCGGATCAGGCGTTGCGGGATCGGTTGCATCATCTCTATCGCGAAGTGAAGGCGTGCTTGCGCGACTGGCAGCCGGAAGTGATGGTGGTAGAAAATTTAATTTATGCGCGCAACGCGCAGGTGGCACTCAAGCTCGGTCATGCGCGCGGCGTTTTGCTGCTGGCGGCGGCGGAAAGTAATTTGCCGGTGATCGAATACGCGCCGCGCGAAATCAAGCTCGCAGTCACCGGTTACGGCGGTGCTTCAAAGCAACAAATGCAGCGAATGGTGCAGGCGGTGTTGAACATGGCCGAGCCGCCGGAAACGCATGACGTCGCCGATGCGCTGGCTTTGGCGATTTGCCACGCGCAGCGGGCAAGAGGCAAGCCGTGA